The Schistocerca gregaria isolate iqSchGreg1 chromosome 1, iqSchGreg1.2, whole genome shotgun sequence genome includes a window with the following:
- the LOC126315258 gene encoding uncharacterized protein LOC126315258 isoform X1 → MDIDEINHRSVVIAVIELWERNRCLWDLADTKRYCRETRNEAYQSLLSVYRKMDPSATLENLKRKLQNMKAAYKREHKKVKSCMSMTGTEDAHVPKLWYYEHLRFLDSGDNTRNNRDSLGVESDYNDIQQKSKTSNGDNISVVSQQSTQEKVLVQQQTQESPSTCTKEAGQQQLVLDDVTSPLTSKECEWEVIANSIGLQLKNLDTQQQDFAQKLISDVIFYGKRGKLSDSTTILLEPLDPSHLGHPKYSDSLGTRNWNSGVPSPQSLSYSPYTSSSCRSSPSIIAPQLDYRFSSATPLKYLKQPRAPPALLPLEKTLHHTYVEQSPMSINVTSSTENKYEEIIISDNEDSND, encoded by the exons ATGGATATTGATGAGATTAATCATAGAAGCGTAGTGATTGCGGTCATTGAATTATGGGAACGAAACAGGTGCCTTTGGGATCTGGCTGACACTAAGCGTTACTGCAGAGAGACACGAAATGAGGCCTACCAATCTTTGTTAAGCGTATATCGTAAAATGGATCCTTCGGCGACTTTagaaaacttgaaaaggaaattgcaaaacatGAAAGCTGCATACAAAAGGGAACACAAAAAA GTGAAAAGTTGCATGTCTATGACCGGGACTGAAGATGCACATGTGCCAAAGCTTTGGTATTATGAACATCTCCGCTTCCTCGACAGTGGTGATAACACCCGAAATAACCGGGACAGTTTGGGAGTTGAAAGCGACTACAATGAT ataCAACAAAAATCAAAAACTTCAAATGGAGATAACATCAGTGTGGTGAGTCAGCAGTCTACTCAAGAAAAGGTGCTTGTTCAACAGCAAACCCAAGAATCGCCTTCAACATGTACAAAGGAAGCTGGACAACAGCAATTGGTACTGGATGATGTAACCAGCCCACTAACATCTAAAGAATGTGAATGGGAAGTTATAGCAAATTCCATTGGGCTGCAACTGAAAAATCTAGATACTCAGCAGCAGGATTTTGCCCAGAAACTGATTTCAGATGTCATTTTCTATGGAAAACGTGGAAAACTTAGTGACTCGACAACTATCTTGCTAGAACCTCTTGACCCCTCTCATCTCGGACATCCAAAGTATTCTGATTCACTTGGAACACGTAACTGGAATAGTGGTGTACCATCACCTCAATCCCTTAGTTACAGTCCCTACACATCATCTTCATGCAGGTCATCTCCTTCTATAATAGCTCCCCAGTTGGACTACAGATTTTCATCTGCAACACCCCTGAAATATTTAAAACAGCCTAGAGCACCACCTGCTTTACTCCCTCTGGAAAAAACTCTTCACCACACATATGTTGAACAATCACCAATGTCTATAAATGTCACATCATCAACAGAAAATAAGTATGAGGAAATTATCATATCTGATAATGAAGATTCTAATGACTAG
- the LOC126315258 gene encoding uncharacterized protein LOC126315258 isoform X2, protein MDIDEINHRSVVIAVIELWERNRCLWDLADTKRYCRETRNEAYQSLLSVYRKMDPSATLENLKRKLQNMKAAYKREHKKIQQKSKTSNGDNISVVSQQSTQEKVLVQQQTQESPSTCTKEAGQQQLVLDDVTSPLTSKECEWEVIANSIGLQLKNLDTQQQDFAQKLISDVIFYGKRGKLSDSTTILLEPLDPSHLGHPKYSDSLGTRNWNSGVPSPQSLSYSPYTSSSCRSSPSIIAPQLDYRFSSATPLKYLKQPRAPPALLPLEKTLHHTYVEQSPMSINVTSSTENKYEEIIISDNEDSND, encoded by the exons ATGGATATTGATGAGATTAATCATAGAAGCGTAGTGATTGCGGTCATTGAATTATGGGAACGAAACAGGTGCCTTTGGGATCTGGCTGACACTAAGCGTTACTGCAGAGAGACACGAAATGAGGCCTACCAATCTTTGTTAAGCGTATATCGTAAAATGGATCCTTCGGCGACTTTagaaaacttgaaaaggaaattgcaaaacatGAAAGCTGCATACAAAAGGGAACACAAAAAA ataCAACAAAAATCAAAAACTTCAAATGGAGATAACATCAGTGTGGTGAGTCAGCAGTCTACTCAAGAAAAGGTGCTTGTTCAACAGCAAACCCAAGAATCGCCTTCAACATGTACAAAGGAAGCTGGACAACAGCAATTGGTACTGGATGATGTAACCAGCCCACTAACATCTAAAGAATGTGAATGGGAAGTTATAGCAAATTCCATTGGGCTGCAACTGAAAAATCTAGATACTCAGCAGCAGGATTTTGCCCAGAAACTGATTTCAGATGTCATTTTCTATGGAAAACGTGGAAAACTTAGTGACTCGACAACTATCTTGCTAGAACCTCTTGACCCCTCTCATCTCGGACATCCAAAGTATTCTGATTCACTTGGAACACGTAACTGGAATAGTGGTGTACCATCACCTCAATCCCTTAGTTACAGTCCCTACACATCATCTTCATGCAGGTCATCTCCTTCTATAATAGCTCCCCAGTTGGACTACAGATTTTCATCTGCAACACCCCTGAAATATTTAAAACAGCCTAGAGCACCACCTGCTTTACTCCCTCTGGAAAAAACTCTTCACCACACATATGTTGAACAATCACCAATGTCTATAAATGTCACATCATCAACAGAAAATAAGTATGAGGAAATTATCATATCTGATAATGAAGATTCTAATGACTAG